One window from the genome of Dyadobacter sp. CECT 9275 encodes:
- a CDS encoding nitrous oxide reductase accessory protein NosL, which translates to MKKPQMLAIHRILLIISGIALLLVNYFPIWRIELSAPQYPEGLELLIYSDKLAGNVDIINGLNHYIGMKTLHTSDFIEFSVLPSLIVFFALLFIGVGIWGKRSGGYFAIGLFALFGIVAMVDFWKWEYDYGHNLNPDAAIIVPGMSYQPPLVGFKQLLNFGAYSIPATGGWLFILTGVVAAGCMLREWLASRKTKQTLGKKLFVLKLLILPAGLITTQACGPSGPQPIKRGTDACSHCKMTISDLRFGCEMISKKGRAYKFDDIKCMTSFVSEGDFDKAAVEVFYLSDFKTEELRPATEMSLLHSEQLRSPMGGNCAAFETPSSLAEAQKQFSGTLVEWDMLLK; encoded by the coding sequence ATGAAAAAACCGCAGATGCTTGCTATACACAGAATCCTGCTGATCATCTCGGGGATTGCCTTGTTGCTGGTCAATTACTTTCCGATATGGCGGATCGAGCTGAGTGCACCTCAATATCCTGAGGGACTAGAGTTGCTGATTTACAGCGATAAACTGGCAGGTAATGTCGATATCATCAATGGCTTAAACCATTACATTGGCATGAAGACCTTGCACACCAGTGACTTTATCGAATTTTCGGTCCTTCCGTCTTTGATCGTATTCTTTGCACTGCTTTTCATTGGAGTGGGTATCTGGGGCAAGCGCTCGGGCGGTTATTTTGCTATCGGGCTGTTCGCATTGTTCGGCATTGTGGCTATGGTCGACTTCTGGAAATGGGAATACGACTATGGACATAATTTGAATCCTGACGCTGCAATCATAGTGCCTGGCATGTCTTACCAACCACCACTTGTCGGCTTCAAACAGCTTCTGAACTTTGGTGCTTATAGCATACCCGCAACCGGCGGCTGGCTTTTTATACTTACGGGAGTAGTGGCGGCTGGTTGCATGCTGCGCGAATGGCTTGCTAGCAGAAAAACGAAGCAAACCCTGGGCAAAAAGCTGTTTGTTCTTAAGCTGCTCATCCTGCCCGCAGGCCTGATTACCACACAGGCCTGCGGCCCTTCCGGGCCGCAGCCTATTAAGCGTGGGACAGATGCGTGCAGCCATTGCAAAATGACGATTAGCGACCTGAGGTTTGGCTGTGAGATGATTTCAAAAAAAGGCAGGGCATACAAGTTTGACGATATTAAATGCATGACCTCATTTGTCTCCGAAGGGGATTTCGATAAGGCTGCTGTGGAAGTCTTCTACCTGTCCGATTTTAAAACAGAAGAGCTTAGGCCTGCCACCGAGATGTCTTTGCTGCATAGTGAGCAGCTCAGAAGCCCGATGGGAGGTAACTGCGCAGCATTTGAAACCCCCTCCTCCCTTGCCGAAGCCCAAAAGCAGTTTTCGGGCACCTTGGTCGAATGGGATATGCTGCTAAAATGA
- a CDS encoding bleomycin resistance protein — MKKTIPALPVKNIDESVKFYSEKLGFTAPYYDDGFAKVVRDEIEIHLWASSDESWKNKGLSLVADPICSGAESFLAGTASCRIEVQGIDELYEEYKKQGVIYDTDTVVQEQPWGDREFPALDHHRNLLTFYEEI, encoded by the coding sequence ATGAAGAAAACGATCCCAGCTCTTCCTGTTAAAAACATTGACGAATCCGTTAAATTCTATTCTGAAAAGTTAGGTTTTACAGCACCTTATTATGACGATGGCTTTGCAAAAGTAGTCCGGGACGAAATTGAAATCCACTTGTGGGCATCTTCGGATGAAAGCTGGAAGAATAAAGGCTTATCCCTGGTAGCAGATCCAATTTGCAGTGGGGCTGAAAGCTTTCTGGCAGGCACGGCCAGTTGCCGGATTGAAGTCCAGGGTATTGATGAGTTGTACGAAGAATATAAAAAGCAAGGTGTAATTTATGATACTGACACTGTTGTACAAGAGCAGCCATGGGGAGACCGGGAATTTCCGGCACTAGACCACCATCGCAATCTGTTAACTTTTTATGAGGAGATTTAG
- a CDS encoding recombinase family protein: MKKQNNRAKRVALYARVSTLDKGQDPQTQLDQLRDYAQRRNFEVMGEFIDYASGTTQDRVQYKLMMEAARKRKLDVVLVWRYDRFARSTQALVNAMKEFQSMGIDFISYQENIDTTTPTGELIFHVMASLAQFESSLISQRVKAGMARAKAQGKRISRPTISMDRQNEIFDLQKQGLSMNKISKQLGIAYGTVYNYLSKAKDTL; encoded by the coding sequence ATGAAAAAACAGAACAATCGGGCCAAACGGGTAGCACTATATGCCAGAGTATCTACTCTGGATAAAGGGCAGGATCCACAGACCCAGCTGGACCAGTTACGGGACTACGCCCAAAGACGAAACTTTGAAGTCATGGGAGAATTTATAGACTACGCTTCCGGAACAACCCAAGACAGGGTCCAGTATAAATTGATGATGGAAGCGGCCAGAAAGAGAAAGCTGGATGTAGTCCTGGTTTGGCGGTATGACCGCTTTGCCCGCTCAACCCAGGCACTGGTCAATGCCATGAAGGAATTTCAGAGTATGGGAATAGATTTTATCTCCTATCAGGAAAATATTGATACCACCACGCCGACTGGTGAGCTGATATTTCATGTGATGGCTTCTCTGGCCCAATTTGAGAGCTCACTGATCAGCCAAAGGGTTAAAGCCGGTATGGCAAGGGCAAAAGCACAAGGAAAACGTATTTCACGGCCAACTATATCAATGGATCGACAGAATGAAATTTTTGATTTGCAAAAGCAAGGATTATCAATGAACAAGATTTCTAAACAACTAGGAATAGCTTATGGAACAGTTTACAACTACCTATCCAAAGCGAAGGATACTCTTTAA
- a CDS encoding ABC transporter ATP-binding protein, with product MISIQNISKQFGKFKVLNNVSFDCGQGQCIALIGPNGSGKTTIIKSILGMVHPDTGSISFEGKDIASDWLYRNHIGYMPQIGRYPENMSIGQVLDMMKDIRKLPDSQIDHELFEAFNIRALLDKRMGTLSGGTRQKVSACLAFMFSSKALILDEPSAGLDPVSSEILREKILAEKKKNKLIIITSHILSELDELITEAVYMQDGSLRFHNSIQQLQKQTGEGKLARAIAAMIRQQDLQAAKGHTAILTAVK from the coding sequence ATGATATCCATACAAAACATTTCCAAGCAATTTGGCAAGTTTAAAGTGCTCAACAATGTATCCTTTGATTGCGGCCAAGGGCAGTGCATCGCACTTATCGGTCCTAACGGCAGCGGTAAGACAACGATTATTAAATCCATTCTGGGAATGGTGCACCCCGACACCGGCAGTATCAGTTTTGAAGGAAAAGACATCGCCAGTGACTGGCTCTACCGGAACCACATCGGTTACATGCCTCAAATCGGCCGCTATCCCGAAAATATGAGCATAGGACAGGTGCTCGACATGATGAAGGATATCCGCAAATTGCCGGACAGCCAGATCGATCATGAGCTCTTCGAAGCGTTTAACATTAGGGCTCTGCTCGACAAACGAATGGGAACACTTTCTGGGGGAACCCGGCAGAAAGTGAGCGCCTGCCTGGCCTTTATGTTCAGCTCGAAGGCGTTGATCCTTGATGAGCCGTCGGCCGGCCTGGATCCTGTGTCATCAGAGATCCTTCGGGAAAAAATACTGGCCGAAAAAAAGAAGAACAAGTTGATAATCATCACTTCCCATATATTAAGCGAGCTCGACGAGCTGATCACCGAAGCCGTCTACATGCAGGATGGAAGCCTCAGGTTCCATAATAGTATTCAACAGCTTCAAAAACAGACCGGAGAAGGCAAATTGGCCCGTGCGATCGCCGCCATGATCAGGCAACAAGACCTGCAAGCTGCCAAAGGACACACCGCAATACTAACCGCAGTAAAATGA
- the ric gene encoding iron-sulfur cluster repair di-iron protein, with translation METIPAINVTLIEPRLRHATIFKHFDELLPGRELIIFNDHDPKPLYYQLLGERGDTFTWKYLQEGPENWQVKIAKRAMEDKEETVGQIASKDIRMADAFRKLGIDFCCGGKRKLKDALRHAGVTPEQLEETLIAAATLPAAQQPLNFAAWQPGFLIDYIVNVHHRYILENGPIIEGLASKVASRHADRHPELLALSEQVQQLLSDLYSHLEKEEGIVFPAIKQIANTASNEYAQDAPDLNLVVGLMEAEHASAGDDLKRIREISSNYHLPQGACNSYTYLFEKLKEFENDLFNHIHLENNILFPKALEIGRQPQGQAV, from the coding sequence ATGGAAACCATACCTGCTATCAATGTCACGCTGATCGAACCCCGTCTCAGACATGCTACAATCTTCAAGCATTTTGACGAGCTACTTCCAGGACGGGAATTAATTATTTTTAATGATCATGACCCAAAGCCACTATATTATCAATTGCTTGGTGAGAGGGGGGACACTTTCACCTGGAAATATTTGCAAGAAGGCCCCGAAAACTGGCAAGTGAAAATTGCGAAAAGGGCAATGGAGGATAAAGAAGAAACAGTCGGGCAAATCGCCTCCAAAGACATCCGCATGGCGGATGCTTTCAGAAAGTTGGGCATTGATTTTTGCTGTGGTGGAAAACGGAAACTAAAAGATGCGCTGCGGCATGCAGGCGTAACGCCTGAGCAACTGGAAGAAACCCTTATTGCGGCCGCCACATTGCCAGCAGCCCAGCAGCCTCTGAACTTTGCAGCATGGCAGCCGGGCTTTCTGATCGACTACATTGTCAACGTACATCATCGTTATATCCTCGAAAACGGCCCAATTATTGAAGGGCTAGCCAGCAAGGTAGCGAGCCGTCATGCTGACCGGCACCCGGAGTTATTAGCGCTGTCCGAACAGGTACAGCAATTGCTTTCGGACTTGTACAGCCATCTGGAAAAAGAAGAAGGCATCGTATTTCCAGCAATTAAACAAATCGCAAACACGGCAAGCAACGAGTATGCGCAGGACGCACCAGACCTGAATCTGGTTGTCGGGTTGATGGAGGCCGAGCACGCCTCGGCCGGGGATGACCTGAAACGGATTCGCGAAATCAGCAGCAATTACCATTTGCCGCAAGGAGCATGCAATTCTTATACTTACCTGTTTGAAAAACTGAAAGAATTTGAAAATGATCTGTTCAACCACATTCACCTGGAAAACAACATCCTTTTCCCCAAAGCGCTCGAAATAGGCCGGCAACCACAAGGCCAGGCAGTGTAG
- a CDS encoding ABC transporter permease subunit, translating into MIKYIIADILRSRIMIAYTLVLLAISFSVFAIEDNPSKGILSLLNIILFIVPLVSIIFSTIYIYNSGEFIELLVSQPLPRKTIWLSMFAGLAISLSLSFLAGAGFAILIYAMSATGLIMIATGILLSFIFVAISFLASVRIRDKAKGIGAAIMLWLYFAMLFDILVLFFLFQFSEYPIEKGMVALTALNPIDLSRVLILLHIDVSAMMGYTGAIFRQFFGTGSGMLIALIIMLVWTVVPLGLSTIRFNNKDL; encoded by the coding sequence ATGATCAAATATATAATTGCCGATATCCTTCGCAGCCGGATCATGATCGCCTACACGTTAGTGCTGCTTGCCATCTCGTTTTCAGTATTTGCCATTGAGGACAACCCATCCAAAGGCATATTAAGTCTTTTGAACATCATTTTGTTTATCGTTCCACTAGTAAGCATCATATTTTCAACCATTTACATATATAATAGCGGTGAATTTATCGAGCTACTCGTTAGCCAGCCTTTGCCGCGCAAAACCATTTGGCTAAGTATGTTCGCTGGTCTTGCCATATCTTTGAGCTTATCGTTTCTCGCAGGAGCCGGCTTCGCTATTTTAATATATGCCATGTCTGCCACCGGGCTCATCATGATCGCGACGGGCATCTTGCTTTCCTTCATTTTTGTGGCGATTTCCTTTTTGGCCTCCGTCAGGATTCGTGACAAAGCCAAAGGGATTGGTGCCGCTATTATGCTCTGGCTTTATTTTGCCATGCTTTTCGATATCCTGGTGCTCTTCTTCCTGTTCCAGTTCTCGGAGTACCCAATCGAGAAAGGAATGGTTGCGCTCACGGCGCTGAACCCTATTGACCTTAGCCGAGTGCTGATCCTGCTGCATATCGATGTCTCGGCGATGATGGGATATACCGGGGCTATATTCCGCCAGTTTTTTGGGACCGGCAGCGGTATGCTCATCGCTTTGATCATAATGCTTGTCTGGACAGTGGTCCCACTCGGCCTATCCACAATCCGCTTTAATAATAAGGACCTGTAA
- a CDS encoding GDCCVxC domain-containing (seleno)protein — protein sequence MNLILESILTCPHCGTRRLETMPVDACMYFYECTNCKTLLKPASGDCCVFCTYGTQKCPPIQLNKSCCA from the coding sequence ATGAATTTAATATTGGAATCCATACTTACTTGTCCGCATTGCGGCACCCGACGCTTGGAAACAATGCCTGTTGATGCATGTATGTACTTTTACGAGTGTACAAATTGCAAAACATTGTTAAAGCCTGCTTCCGGTGACTGCTGTGTTTTTTGCACTTATGGAACCCAAAAATGTCCCCCGATACAATTGAATAAGTCGTGCTGTGCTTGA
- the merTP gene encoding mercuric transport protein MerTP, whose amino-acid sequence MKASKITANASILTALASSVCCITPLLAMVAGTSSLATTFDWIAPARPYFIAGTVLILGFAWYQQLKPASEDSCNCGPENKPFMQTKKFLSLVTLAAVLLIAVPSYSGLAYQQKQEAQQPVSKTDQTAYIKIKGMTCEGCEHHVKQEVNKLKGIRQVQVSYKNGNATVRYDSTKTSLAEIKKAVDATGYKVVETN is encoded by the coding sequence ATGAAAGCGTCCAAAATCACCGCTAATGCCAGCATACTAACTGCATTGGCAAGTTCTGTTTGCTGTATCACACCATTATTGGCCATGGTGGCCGGGACAAGCAGCTTGGCAACCACTTTTGATTGGATTGCGCCTGCACGTCCTTATTTTATTGCTGGAACCGTATTGATTTTGGGTTTTGCATGGTATCAGCAGTTAAAACCCGCTTCCGAAGACTCATGTAATTGTGGACCTGAAAACAAACCATTTATGCAAACCAAAAAGTTTTTAAGCCTGGTAACCCTTGCAGCAGTACTTCTGATTGCCGTCCCAAGTTATTCAGGACTGGCCTATCAGCAAAAGCAGGAAGCACAACAACCGGTTTCCAAAACAGACCAAACAGCCTATATAAAAATTAAGGGAATGACCTGTGAAGGGTGTGAACATCATGTTAAACAGGAAGTTAATAAGTTAAAAGGCATACGGCAGGTTCAGGTCTCGTATAAGAATGGCAATGCAACCGTTAGATATGATAGTACGAAAACGTCACTGGCAGAAATTAAAAAGGCAGTCGACGCTACTGGTTATAAAGTTGTTGAAACAAACTAA
- a CDS encoding ArsR/SmtB family transcription factor — MEDVEKESDQISSCIRLFADQEQIQLCKETLDENEDAFTRLAQVYALAGNEARLKILYLIQQQNELCPCDLSDILQMTVPAISQHLRKLKDASLVRTRKTGQTIFYSIIPDQASIIGQLFVDIPSQESVAL, encoded by the coding sequence ATGGAAGATGTAGAAAAAGAGTCAGATCAAATTAGTAGCTGCATCCGTTTGTTCGCGGATCAAGAGCAGATCCAACTATGCAAGGAAACCTTAGACGAAAATGAAGACGCTTTTACCAGGTTAGCGCAGGTTTATGCGCTTGCTGGAAATGAGGCCCGGCTTAAAATACTTTATCTTATCCAGCAACAGAACGAGCTTTGTCCTTGCGATTTGAGTGATATTTTGCAAATGACCGTCCCTGCTATTTCTCAGCACCTGCGAAAACTGAAAGATGCCAGTTTAGTACGTACCAGAAAAACTGGACAAACTATCTTTTATTCGATCATACCTGATCAGGCCAGTATCATCGGTCAACTATTTGTTGATATCCCCAGTCAAGAAAGTGTAGCCTTATGA
- a CDS encoding nitrous oxide reductase family maturation protein NosD — MSKLNKISAALMLLVWNGSVLHAWSKTIRVGRQFGVINIKEAIRMSAAGDTILVYKGVYREGNIVIDKPLVFKGIDKPVLDGVNKYEVLSVRSPHVVVDGFHIKSSGQSSMQDIAGIRVYNTHHVTVRNNLLDGNFFGIYLQQSKHCVIEDNRLLAYGKAEHLIGNGIHCWKSDSLTISGNRAQGHRDGIYLEFTTNTRVYRNVSHENLRYGLHFMFAHHNTYTFNTFSSNGAGVAVMYTHHVHMQNNTFKDNWGDSAYGILLKEISDSQIENNRFSGNTTGIFMEGASRIQIKKNEFRSNGWALKIQASCMENQVEANNFQGNTFDVATNSSLVLNTFDKNYWDKYEGYDLNKDGVGDVPYRPVSLYSMIVERFPAAMILFRSFMVSLLDRTEKMVPGITPEQLKDTLPAMKPVRL; from the coding sequence ATGAGTAAGCTCAATAAGATCAGCGCTGCCTTGATGTTGCTTGTCTGGAACGGTTCAGTACTACACGCCTGGTCGAAAACAATCCGTGTGGGCCGGCAATTTGGTGTTATAAACATTAAAGAGGCGATCCGCATGTCTGCCGCAGGCGATACCATTCTTGTCTACAAAGGGGTTTATAGGGAAGGCAACATTGTGATCGACAAGCCGCTGGTTTTCAAGGGAATCGATAAGCCAGTACTGGATGGCGTAAACAAATACGAGGTCCTTTCGGTCAGGTCCCCCCATGTTGTCGTCGATGGCTTCCATATAAAGTCTTCCGGGCAATCCTCCATGCAGGATATCGCCGGAATCAGGGTTTACAATACGCATCATGTTACCGTAAGGAATAACCTACTGGACGGCAATTTTTTCGGCATCTATTTGCAGCAGTCCAAACACTGCGTGATCGAAGACAACCGCCTGCTGGCTTATGGCAAGGCTGAGCACCTGATCGGAAACGGCATACACTGCTGGAAAAGCGATAGCCTGACCATCTCCGGAAACCGGGCCCAGGGGCACCGCGACGGCATTTATCTGGAATTTACCACCAACACGCGGGTGTACCGTAATGTGAGCCACGAAAATCTGCGTTATGGGTTACACTTTATGTTCGCCCATCACAACACCTATACTTTCAACACTTTCAGCAGCAACGGTGCCGGAGTGGCAGTTATGTACACCCATCATGTGCACATGCAAAACAATACTTTCAAGGACAACTGGGGCGACTCGGCCTATGGCATCCTGCTGAAAGAGATTTCAGACAGTCAAATTGAGAACAACCGTTTTTCAGGGAACACGACCGGTATTTTCATGGAGGGTGCCTCCCGTATACAAATTAAAAAGAATGAATTTCGGTCCAACGGTTGGGCATTAAAAATTCAGGCAAGTTGTATGGAAAACCAGGTAGAAGCCAACAACTTCCAAGGCAACACCTTCGATGTGGCCACCAACAGCTCCCTGGTGCTGAATACATTCGATAAAAACTACTGGGACAAATATGAAGGTTATGATTTAAACAAAGATGGCGTTGGGGACGTGCCCTACCGGCCGGTGAGCCTGTACTCGATGATTGTCGAGCGTTTTCCAGCTGCGATGATCCTGTTCCGCAGCTTTATGGTGAGCCTTTTAGACCGCACCGAAAAAATGGTCCCAGGCATCACCCCCGAACAACTCAAAGACACGCTGCCGGCAATGAAACCTGTGAGATTATGA